The Bacteroidales bacterium genomic sequence ATGAGGTGCTGGATCCCGATCGTTTAACGACATTAATCTATAAATAAGCCATGTTTGAAATATCTTCGGAAATAGAACAGTATATACTGGACCATTCGGAAAGGCAAGACGACCTGCTCTACGAGCTGTACAGGGAAACCCACAAAAGGGTGCTCCATCCGAGGATGCTCTCGGGTCACCTCCAGGGCAAAATCCTGGAAATGCTCAGCAAGCTGCTGCAGCCATCCCAAATCCTGGAGATCGGAACCTATACAGGCTACTCGGCCATCTGTCTGGCCCGTGGCCTGACTGAAGGAGGGATGCTCCATACCATTGAAGTGAACGACGAACTGGAAGATTTCATAAACCACTACCTGGTCCGGTCGGGACTGAAAAAGCAAAT encodes the following:
- a CDS encoding O-methyltransferase, producing the protein MFEISSEIEQYILDHSERQDDLLYELYRETHKRVLHPRMLSGHLQGKILEMLSKLLQPSQILEIGTYTGYSAICLARGLTEGGMLHTIEVNDELEDFINHYLVRSGLKKQITLHIGDALEITGNLPGPFDLIYIDADKREYPDYLEICREKLRKGGAILADNVLWDGKVVHPDTKDSHTMGIHRFNEMVKKDRELEQVILPLRDGLMMIRKKG